One Periophthalmus magnuspinnatus isolate fPerMag1 chromosome 8, fPerMag1.2.pri, whole genome shotgun sequence genomic window carries:
- the sgf29 gene encoding SAGA-associated factor 29, whose protein sequence is MSADPKIVELLSELHQLIKQTQEERSRSEHNLLNIQKTHERMQTENKTSPYYRTKLRGLYTTAKADAEAECSILRHALDKIAEIKSLMEERRIAAKMAGVYSDSDPPRKTMRRGVLMTLLQQSAMTLPLWIGKPGESPPPLCGAIPASSDYVAKQGDKVAARVKAVDGDEQWILAEVVSYSHSTNKYEVDDIDEEGKERHTLSRRRIIPLPQWKANPETDPEALFSKEQLVLALYPQTTCFYRALIHAPPHRPQDDYSVLFEDTSYADGYSPPLNVAQRYVVACKENKKK, encoded by the exons ATGTCTGCGGACCCAAAGATTGTAGAGCTGCTTTCAGAACTCCACCAACTCATCAAACAAACACag GAGGAGAGATCTCGTAGTGAACACAACCTGCTGAACATTCAGAAGACACATGAGCGAATGCAGACAGAGAACAAGA CATCGCCATATTATCGAACCAAACTCCGAGGGCTCTACACCACAGCCAAAGCAGACGCAGAGGCAGAGTGCAG tattCTACGACATGCATTGGACAAAATAGCAGAAATTAAGTCTTTGATGGAGGAGAGACGGATAG CGGCTAAAATGGCTGGGGTCTACAGTGACAGTGATCCTCCGAGGAAAACGATGCGTCGCGGTGTACTAATGACGCTGCTGCAGCAGTCAGCCATGACACTCCCACTGTGGATAGGAAAACCCGGAGAgag ccctcctcctctgtgtggggCGATCCCAGCGAGTTCAGACTATGTGGCCAAACAAGGCGATAAAGTGGCGGCTCGAGTCAAAGCCGTGGATGGAGACGAGCAGTGGATCCTTGCAGAAGTCGTCAGTTACAGCCACTCCACCAACAA ATATGAAGTGGACGACATCGATGAAGAAGGCAAAGA GAGGCACACACTGAGCAGACGCAGGATCATCCCTCTGCCACAGTGGAAGGCCAACCCAGAGACCGACCCCGAAGCTCTGTTCAGCAAAGAGCAGCTCGTCCTGGCCCTGTACCCTCAGACTACATGCTTCTATAGAGCGCTGATCCACGCCCCCCCACACAGG CCCCAGGACGACTACTCCGTTCTGTTCGAGGACACTTCTTATGCTGATGGTTACTCTCCTCCGCTCAACGTGGCGCAGAGATACGTGGTGGCATGCAAAGAGAACAAGAAGAAGTGA
- the nfatc2ip gene encoding NFATC2-interacting protein yields MAEPVKPPPKRRRILDPSAIVSVPIYSNQVSNSLQLKAPPFSETTSTEEEVDADDGFWAKFSCETKRHSPDDLQISDPEEEVEPKRATPLNDTDLLRSPSPPPPPESPVQKPSRKAKQKLNEIERRLQAVNSPLSPVNDRKQRRCRRSPRLRDNMDDVIVLSETEDSDVIISSPEQCLLGSPLRGTERRFPLKVRCRTDLHKIPVLPSTPLSAVVEQLSVKLGVPSPRLLLLRQEVELSTEATVGELGLGIADILECMVMAERDMPTGGDAADIIKVRLKGKDRTMAQEFCLRRDAPLGSVFSQFSSGHSVIAQAKFSFHFDGCKLSPHQTPEELDMEDGDIIEVWA; encoded by the exons ATGGCAGAACCG gtgaAGCCTCCCCCCAAACGCAGACGAATTCTGGATCCCTCAGCTATCGTTTCAGTGCCCATCTACTCCAACCAG gTGAGCAACAGTTTGCAGCTGAAGGCACCGCCATTCAGCGAGACAACGTCCACAG AGGAGGAAGTCGACGCAGACGACGGGTTTTGGGCCAAGTTTTCGTGTGAAACAAAGCGCCATTCTCCTGATGACTTGCAGATCAGTGATCCTGAGGAAGAGGTGGAGCCAAAAAGAGCCACACCATTAAACGACAC agacTTGCTTCgctctccgtctcctcctcctcctccagagagTCCAGTCCAGAAACCCTCACGGAAAGCCAAACAGAAACTCAA TGAGATTGAGCGCCGACTGCAGGCTGTGAACTCGCCGCTGTCCCCGGTGAATGACCGGAAGCAGCGGCGTTGCAGGCGGTCGCCACGGTTACGGGACAACATGGACGACGTCATCGTTTTGAGTGAGACGGAGGACAGTGACGTCATCATCTCAAGTCCGGAGCAGTGTCTTCTCGGGTCTCCACTCAGGGGCACAGAGAGGCGGTTCCCTCTAAAAGTGCGCTGCCGAACCGACCTACACAAGATCCCTGTGCTCCCG TCAACACCCCTCAGCGCTGTCGTGGAGCAGCTCTCCGTCAAACTGGGAGTCCCGTCCCCtcggctgctgctgctgcgtcaGGAGGTGGAGCTGAGCACGGAAGCCACGGTCGGCGAGCTCGGACTCGGCATCGCAGACATCCTCG AGTGTATGGTGATGGCGGAGAGGGACATGCCCACTGGAGGTGATGCCGCTGACATCATCAAAGTGCGACTCAAGGGGAAGGACCGCACCATGGCTCAGGAGTTCTGTCTGCGCAGG GACGCTCCTCTGGGCTCTGTCTTCTCTCAGTTCTCGTCAGGTCACTCTGTCATCGCTCAGGCaaaatttagttttcatttCGACGGCTGTAAATTATCTCCACACCAAACGCCAGAAGAGCTCGACATGGAAGACGGGGATATCATCGAGGTGTGGGCCTGA